Proteins from one Ahaetulla prasina isolate Xishuangbanna chromosome 2, ASM2864084v1, whole genome shotgun sequence genomic window:
- the TCF19 gene encoding transcription factor 19, with product MLSEALPCFQLLRMGPASSGDLPNRDLYTFRPAKPSCVYRLGRRTEVCDVILLSEQNPALISRVHAEIHAERDADSMAGEWRVGLVDCSSYGTYINALRMSHGQRVDLNDGDLLTFGHPSPVPEGCVLPPPHGNSEFYFLFQKVRVRPQDFAAITEPKAPWASSSGFRPVLPSDNHRIHPLSRHSPTSLSCRPKATLILSSIGSLSKLKPHPFTFSLSQSRCTDPPTQPKPSRNRRKSAHTVLPELEDEIARLEEEQPPPDKEQRLGTYRCCQSSNLRLQQRVQERSKSIQEDVEPKLHITPSGKRRGRPRKNPLGSAGQVFSQTLSSLEPCAAPRCRLPQDEMVEWVQCDGCDAWYHVACVGCSYSVVKEADFRCVACRS from the exons ATGCTTTCTGAAGCTCTGCCCTGCTTCCAGTTACTCCGGATGGGACCGGCCTCTTCTGGGGATTTGCCAAACCGAGATCTCTACACTTTCCGACCTGCCAAGCCCAGCTGCGTCTATCGTCTGGGTCGCCGAACCGAAGTTTGTGATGTCATTCTGTTGTCTGAACAGAACCCGGCCTTGATCTCCCGGGTCCATGCGGAGATACACGCAGAACGGGATGCTGACAGCATGGCGGGGGAGTGGCGAGTTGGCCTGGTGGACTGCAGCAGTTATG GTACATACATCAATGCTCTCCGCATGTCCCACGGCCAGAGGGTAGATCTGAACGATGGAGACCTTCTGACTTTCGGCCATCCCAGCCCGGTGCCCGAGGGTTGCGTGTTACCGCCGCCACATGGCAACTCCGAGTTTTATTTCCTCTTCCAGAAAGTCCGTGTTCGGCCGCAAGACTTTGCAGCTATCACCGAACCCAAAGCCCCCTGGGCTTCTTCCTCTGGCTTCCGGCCGGTGTTGCCTTCCGACAACCATCGCATCCATCCCCTATCCCGTCATTCGCCCACCTCCCTCTCATGCCGCCCCAAAGCCACCCTCATCCTTAGCTCCATTGGCAGCCTTAGCAAGCTGAAACCCCATCCCTTCACGTTCTCTTTGAGTCAGAGCCGATGCACGGATCCTCCCACCCAGCCGAAACCATCCCGCAATCGCCGTAAGTCGGCTCACACGGTGCTTCCTGAACTAGAGGATGAAATCGCACGTCTGGAAGAGGAACAGCCACCCCCGGATAAGGAGCAGCGCTTGGGAACTTACCGATGTTGCCAGAGTAGCAATTTGAGGCTCCAGCAAAGAGTGCAGGAACGGAGCAAAAGCATCCAGGAAGATGTAGAACCAAAGCTTCATATCACACCGAGTGG GAAGCGTCGTGGTCGGCCTCGGAAGAATCCTCTGGGAAGCGCTGGCCAAGTTTTCTCCCAGACTCTTTCTTCCCTGGAGCCATGTGCGGCTCCCCGGTGCCGCCTTCCCCAGGATGAGATGGTGGAGTGGGTCCAGTGCGATGGCTGCGATGCCTGGTACCATGTAGCCTGTGTGGGCTGCAGCTATAGTGTTGTGAAAGAGGCAGATTTTCGGTGTGTTGCCTGCCGTTCATAA